From the genome of Ptychodera flava strain L36383 chromosome 3 unlocalized genomic scaffold, AS_Pfla_20210202 Scaffold_27__1_contigs__length_13241970_pilon, whole genome shotgun sequence:
GCATTTCGCGCCATCAGTTTCCAGGCACGGCAGTTGTCCAATGGGATATTCTTTACAAAATAACAGACAAAATTCAGTCCTGACATTGTATACCAAGAACACCCCATTTATTTTGACCATGCTGTGTGTAGTTGGTATAATTACATTATATTATGTTATATTACTGTGAATTTATCCTTTTGAATGTATCTCAAATATTTGACCCAATTTCTGTTGAAAGTTTTAGGGGTCACTTGTTTACAATAACATTCTGACGAATTTCTCTTAATTCTCGTTAAAATGAACTTGGCAGGTACCGTGCCTTACGGGTGTATGATCCCTATTGTTGAGATTgatgggttttttttctttgcgtTGTGTGTGTTTTTGGATTATGCTTTGTTATATAAGTCATCAAAGGCCGTATTCATAAACAATATGGAAAAGTTGCGAAGTTGGGAAACAACATCACATTCTCGTCACAATgcgaagaaaattttaatctccatgACTAACCTACAAATGGCATATGTGACTCAAAGAAACTATACACAAACAAAGGTTACTCTATAATTCAGAGTAACTCTAGCGTAACTCAAGAGGGACTAAGAAATACTTATGCAACTGCATGTATATGTACTTCTCGGGTGTAAAGATGGCGCTCTTTGTCTGACCCTAGCGCTAGATAGTGTAACGTGAGGACCTTTGTATTACTCTTTACGCAGCTTGCAATTCCAAGAACGCATCGTTCCCTGACTAAgtataaaaaaatgaataatgcTTGGCACACTTTATCATTATGCCTATTATTTTACTCTATTTTGTAAATGGAATTAACGACAGTCAAACATCGACTCTAGTACTTTCCAACCGTACTCTTTTATATGCGATGTTTTCCTTTCTTGTTTGACCACCATAAATGTTCTATATATTTCTTGTCTATAGTTATACACGAACTACTCTACCAAGAACATGTAATTTCTAAATTATATTCTCGTTGCTTAGCTTGACTAGCTCTGAAGTAAATTTTTGCAACTATAACTTTAAAGTTGCGTACAAAtcttttctcagagttgtaatcacaaaacaaaatttaaagtgTTTGTCTTCTTTTTTGGCCGAAATAATTATGTTATAGGCAAGTTTATTCCATTTTTCCATCCAGTAGTATGTGGTAATGGAGTCGTGTCATATTGTGCATTGGAATTTACATCGTTTCACATCCGTCCAACTTTgtgtgaatgaatgaaataacTGGAGTCAATAGCGACAACTTTGCATTCACATAACCAACAATTAATCCTTTTTAAcataaaattatcataaaatgatttatttcatCGGCAAATAAAGTAAACTACACGACAAACATGAAAACCGGGAGACGCTATTCAATGCAAAAACTGTGAAACGAACAGTAAACAAAGTTCATAGTACGTATTCTGTTTCTCATAGTTTAAATATGTCAACGAACTTTTGCTCTGACTCTCTTATTTTTTCGGTATGGTGACAAAGTTCGTTAATCTTGGAGGTGAGCGTGAATTATACGCGATCAAGATTTCATTAGTTCTGTCCCCTTAACATATCTCACTTATCTTGTAGACTGGATCTAAATGAACAAACGATGAAATATCTTCCAATACCTTCTCTCGCCATGTCCAACCGTTGTCTGTGAAATACTCACAAACGTTACCCCCCTCTCCTCTACAAAGTAAAGAGGTCCAACTTCAGTATTAAATTGGGGTCATTATATCAGGCTTCAGTTGCAAAACAGTTTGTCCTCTTCACCTCTTTTCCGAGTTGTAAATTTGATATGCGATCTAGCCTGGTTATGATTTTTCCGATATCAAAAATGATCAGCAAGTTCGCTTCTAAACATTGTTAAAAACAATGCTGACGATGCAACTCCGTGTATAACCCAATTTTCCAATATAACGCCTAGATATTTGCCGCTACTCTTCACCTAACTCTGGGAAACATCGTGTGATAAATCACTGGCAAACAAGTTGTCATGTCTTCTTCTTCTGACAAGTCATATTTGCTGCGTCATACTGACCTGCTTTCTCTGACTGGAAGCTATGAAAGACAGATATCCATCGTTAGACAACTAGGTGAAATCCCCTCTTTCGCACGTATAGGCTGATATATATCAACATGAGTTGAAGAATTTATCATGCTTTGCTTTGCAGTCTTTCATATGTTGACCCGTTTTGTCTCGTCCAGGGTTCTCATCAAAGCTTTTGCAAAGTATATGGACTGTATATGGACTTTCGAACACAAAGTATGATTTACAGTGGAATTATGTTGGCCCTAATACTATAGATGAACCTTTCTTATCGACACCACAAGCCGAGTTAGAGCGCTTACACACTGTATTTAGGTCACAGCGGCCGTAAGTATACATTGAGTATACTCAATGGTCAACGGTTCTCAAAAAAGCCTGAAGCGAGGCTCGACCTTGCTCCTGTTTTACCTCATATGACCGATATATAGTGCCGAGTCATTATGACTATGTATCACGAGAAATATTATGGGAGGAGACTGTTAACCTATATCTcttcattttcaacaaatagTTCAATGAAATTTGTCGTGTGCCCTAGTTGTAAACTTGGAGAGGTTGCAGGCATGCGTGACCTACGCAAAAAACTGCGACCCTGTAATAGAAGCATGCCAAGCATTATGCTgctgagtgtgtgtgtgtgtgtgtgtgtgagagagagagagagagagagagagagagagagagagagagagagagagagagagagagagcgcacGGGGACAGACGCTGTTTCTAGCATGGTGACTATTATAGAACAGATGCTTTATTCGACTAAAAgcaacaaatgacgtcattgataGTTATCTGCGGAATGTGGCTTTAAAGTCTGCGTGTTCACTCAAGGACGTTTACTTGATGACAGTAAGTAGATGTGAGACATATAGTGTAGAGAGAACACAATATATGCCATCTTTATATGCGCGTAATATACTGGTCCACTACCAGGCGTCAGGAGAGACGAAGTTACAGATATCGAGAAGAACAGCAAATTGTCAAATTCTTAATTTAGGTCGACATCCTCTCTGTATGTTTTGAAGCATGGGTTTTTCTGACAATGTGATCTTGTCGACAAGATACTTCCTTGCAAACGCTGCTGATCTTAGTCGTCGAGGGCTCAGATTAAAGCAGTGAGCTGGAGAGgctttaaaaattgaaataaacatgcCTATAAGCATGCAGGCATACAAATGATTTCAATGTTTATCTACGTAAATTaatctttaaggtagaatagcTATGTGCTATAGTATGGCTAACATATTTTTCAATCACATTTAGTATGGTCTTGGTGTGATCATCAAAGGGTGAatttgaggtagtatgcgcctcaaaaatgaaagacttaacatTTTGCTTTAACTTTCCTCAACGAATCTTTCAACTATAGTCATTCaaactcaagaataaaaatcgggtgaCACCGTACAAGTTTTGATcgtacagaaacaaattaccaaagatttaacgatatttgaaattcaaattggtcGCTATCCCTGTGaagaataattaaattttcgattttcgataaattaagacagtgaaaacttttcttacaccagaggatttaaaatgagccccaaaagtgatggatcagaaaagaaatgtaaaagttttagagtccaaacaGCTGTCCCGCAGGCGCGTTCTAATGACACTGACAGTTAAATTCGTGTCTCGCTGTTGCTGACTTGGTTGTGAacgtattaatttatgcaaatcgtATTTAATAACATTGTTTGAGAATGCAAATATAATGGCCTATTATAGAAAACCCTCCATTGCTTAAAAACATCGAGCGCTATGTATCTATAGGGCTTGCGAAAATGACCATTTATAATACCAACGATCTTTTTCTTTTCTATACTTACAGTATTAGAGGGACGATGCTTCGTCCAATGTGCGATGCTATCACAAATCAATTCTAGTCAACAattaaatttgaagacaatAGCGCCCCATACCAAATAAGGTTGTGTTAACCAGCTGAACACCGGGCATTCAGACCTTATGTATTTGAGAATGAAAACACTAAAAGTATTTCATTGAACTgttgatatatgtatgcctatCAGACACACTGCACAATTCAAACGATTAATCCACGACTGACATCGCGTGTCATGACTTGAGATTGAACGGtttcaatacaaaattagaATATTGGCCATGAATCAACAACAATATGTCCTAGGCTGAATTGGCCctttgattgcattttgttattTCTTAGAATTCTATTTGATGACATGTACGTGATATTAAGAGAAGATCAGAGTTAGAAAATgtgatttgataaaaaacttgaCATAAATGTCTGGTATGAACGTACACGCTGTCGACATTACGACTATGAACCATTAGAATCGTCGTTTTGGCATATTGAGGAAAACTTGCTCCTATAGTCGACCACACTTTTAAAAAACTCATCAGCTCTCAATTCATTTCCAATATTGAGAATTGTTACCACGCcaaaataaaatacacaatCAAAGTCAGAAAGTAAAttagtaaaatcatttaagaagttctacggtagatacggagatgttgtatcaaaatatgacctgtctgttactcaaatgatgagtgacagcataccaaattttgactcacaaaagtaatttggtgaattcaccaaataacaatggatttgtcgctttgggtcaatcttgacgggtgcggctagctggcagggtacgcttacccattccggacacctggtaccaccactattttgtggttcaagatgaccccattgcctttgtcattttcaatatgttccttgggcctggtaaatttcttagttaccttgaatgataacgattattggacctgatttgatgtctattgtcCCCTTAATTCATACCTATCAAAATCACATAATGCATATGATTATGTTTCCGAATTtgtatgcatgtcaattaaaCAAAACGATGATATATTTGTGAAGATGTTAcgtaaatttatttttaagcTTCGTCGAAAGAATATGGACAACCCACTACTTGAGCCATTTAGTATTTACATGTCATGTGTAATGTAAGGAGACTATAAAAATACATTGGCCAGCTTTTCAAATTACTGAGGCTGTCTGACACTGCTGTAGCATTCTATGAGTTAAAGCGATATTTATGGCACGAAATTCTGAAAGAATATCGGAGGAGTGACGATGTCGAAGACATGCAAGTTAGAACTGTGTTTTCGGTCGTTTCTCAAGCCATGCTGCAATGTTGGGAAGTGCAGCTACACGTGCATTGAGCGCCTTCAACTTGGGATAGCTATCCAACAGATCGGCGGCAGACGATAAGTTGTATTCCATCTGGgcaaaaaatgaaagatcaGCCACTGTTACCTAGAAAAAAGAATGGCGATAATAAACGTTATTCAACAACGCTCACGGAtgaatataaaaaatatttgacttGAATGATCGATTGTATATAAAGTAAACTACATGCACAGTTCTAGAGAAGACCTAACATAATCTAGCTGTCCAAACTCATGAATAATTGAAGTGTGTCCCTGGAAATACTGATACAGCAATTATGAAACTTGCCATTCTATGAAAACAGTCTATTAGTGTCAGAAAAAATTTCTCTTgggaatgaaatatttcataacaacgatattgtgttgttttttacCATGAGACTCTGCTTTTCTTATGAATGTCTTATAAAATACTTCCATCCACAGATCCGTAATGTCATCTTAAAGGTATGTGAAGCTTCCCCACAGTTCCGGTACCTACGACGTATCTTACAGTATTGTTGTAATGATTGGATCATAAAGTTCTTAACTGTTCAACTCTCCAAATAATGCGGAAATGCCTAGTATTCAATTACCACCGTGTCTAGCGTGCATGTCGGAGAATGAATTCTTGTATTTGGCAGTCAGAATAACGCTTCATATTTAACAATTTGATATAAGTTGGCAAGGcccttgtatttcaaaataagttTGAGATCAAACGCAATAAACAATACCacacaaagttacagctatcgtccttttaaaagagttcatttacACAAAGGAATATTTGACACATACTCCATCTCCAACAAAGAATCCATCGCCTCCATTGTTTGCGGTGAGTATCTTCTCAAGCGCTGCTAATGTTGTGGCTATCTTTTTGCCATACTCTGTCTGCAGTTCTTTCTGTAAGTTGAAAAGCAGAATAAAATAATGGTTGAAATAGTCACTTATTACTTTGCTGCTGCAGTGCTTGTATTAACGCGTCCTTACCTTGGTATGACATATCTAGTCATCTATTGTTAGCCTATCCAGACACAATACTTTGCTATGATTGCATTATCAAATGCGAAACGTCCAGACACTAATAAAATGTAACTTCACTTGCTGCCCTATTGCAATGTCAAACTGTAACACTCTAGACATACAGCACggaatatgaataatttgtatAAGTGATTGATTAAGTATTTCAGGATAACGAGTGATAGCATGCTGGATATGTTCACTGAGCCACAACGTAGAATACATGTATTAAAGAGCCAATAGCTGTAAACTTTGATTATgttacaaaaaacaacaatgcagtttacacatctATATATGCTGACATTACAAGCTAAACAACGCGAGCCTAAACATGCTTTAAAGAGTATGAGAGTGAGAACTGTAGGTcacattaaaaagaaaatagtgAAAGATcatcgaaagttacagctactggtcctttAATAAAACCGTTTAAGGTAACGAACATACAAATAACTTTTCGAGGCAAAGTTACAGAGGTCATTGCACTACTTGACGTGGTTACCTTCTTTGCTTCATCTTTCTCGAAATAGATTTTTGCCATTCCCTGGTGAAGATCTTCACATGCGTCTGTTACCATGTCAACTTTAGCTTTGTCCAGGTTAGTTTTCCCTGCCAAACCTTGATTGTGTTGGAGAAATAGGCCATGAGACTGATTTGACCTACATTTCGTAATGTAATTGTTCAGACGACTCAACACTGTTCGCGATAAAACCTAAGAGTAAGATACGCATTTGCTATTGTTGTCCATTTCACTTCGGTTGTGGTGTCACTTCGACCAGGACCCTCACATTCACTGTTATGTGTTCGATGTCCGTCATTGAAAACGATAAGAGCATATCTCTGCATGGATCACCACGTGAGACGATTTTGTTTGGACAAGGGTATGACCTGAAACTTGACGTCATTTAGGAGTCTCGCTTTTCTCCGTACCCGATTTTACCTTTTCAACTGACTATAATCTTACAATGTCATTCTGGCATGTATACACGAACATCGGCAGCGTCAAGAATGTAAAATCAAGAATGTGTTATTTTATCGAGAATTTCAGATACGCGACAAACATAACTTTCAGATATACTTTCGGatatttgctcaaacttacctGGCGTAAACTATCAACCTTTGTAGATATTAATTTACTCACCATATTCGTTGGCAAGGTAACGGGCGATAGCTCTTGATTGGCTTAGCATTACGCCGTCAGTTTCCAAGCACGGCATTTGTCCGAAGGGATactctttaaaaataaaaagcaaaacaaagaaaacaaagagatCACAAATGGAGTTTGTAGCATAGCAGTAAAAACCATTGCTTTTTCGCGACGTTTGTGCGGTGTATATTTGGCATAACTATTTATCGTCAGTTCTAATTTATCACCTTGACTTAACTCAAAGAGCCGACCAGGTCAGGATAATGCTCGTATTATAACTTTTATCCTGTTAATCATTTCTGCCTTCCTTCacatgaaaataaacttttgagaAGACAATAAAAGTTCAAAATACAAGGTCTAAGCAGACATGGTTCCAGCGATACATTAAACCATACGAAGTTCTTGTTGAAGATCAACGGAGATGAATATTTCACCGTAGTTGACAGCGTCTTGACAGCAAACGCTATTATAATTCATAATTTACTAATACCTCATACTTTGATCTGTAGTCAATactgatattttacaaaggattCCTATTCCCATATGTTTGTTCTCTAaggtgttgtttttgtcaataTGTGATCATACAATACACCTATAAGATGCTGTATGAGTCATTTTGCCGACTCTCTTGGACTTGACCATTCTCAGTAGAATCTATAAAGATTGAACCTTTCATTGTCGCAGGGGTGGAGGCGGAGGATTTGAAAATGCTGGCGACTAAATAGAGTGTCTCAACAGTAGAATAGTCCCTCCATCGGTAAAAGAAACTACGCATAACGGAGACATCGAGTTCGGAAATGGCGTGGTGCGTGTTAACACCAGTAAGGAGATAGTCCGTGGCTTATGCATTTAAAGTTAACAGTCACATTTCCTTTGCATAATGGAGTTCAAGACCGTGGCTTATGCATTTAAAGTTAACAGTCACATTTCCTTTGCATAATGGAGCTCAAGATTAAACTTTGTAAATTCTCAATGAACTCTTAATAAAATATAGCTACAGCGATCACTATGCCATTTTAATATAATATGAAGCTACTCggatgataaaataaaatgctgATTTTTTCCATTGATGGTT
Proteins encoded in this window:
- the LOC139126365 gene encoding glutathione S-transferase-like encodes the protein MPKHRVIYFDARGRAEPSRLVLSAAGVEFEDVRVTDEEWPKEKATGKYPFGQMPCLETDGVMLSQSRAIARYLANEYGLAGKTNLDKAKVDMVTDACEDLHQGMAKIYFEKDEAKKKELQTEYGKKIATTLAALEKILTANNGGDGFFVGDGVTVADLSFFAQMEYNLSSAADLLDSYPKLKALNARVAALPNIAAWLEKRPKTQF